From Anopheles arabiensis isolate DONGOLA chromosome 3, AaraD3, whole genome shotgun sequence, a single genomic window includes:
- the LOC120903938 gene encoding COP9 signalosome complex subunit 9 gives MKPIVVADEMFPEGPGPFMDLEEAGGSSGLLMDLAANEKDVHSDFYNDFEDLFDEDEEAQM, from the exons ATGAAGCCTATTGTGGTCGCAGATGAAATGTTTCCTGAAGGGCCAGGGCCTTTCATGGACTTAGAAGAG GCAGGAGGATCTTCAGGGTTGTTGATGGACTTAGCCGCGAACGAAAAGGATGTACATTCAGACTTCTACAATG ATTTCGAAGATCTGTTTGATGAAGATGAGGAGGCACAGATGTAG
- the LOC120902823 gene encoding ATP-dependent RNA helicase DDX42 isoform X1 produces the protein MHPNRGHFSFQVRRNHVVQQQLNAKDQSRSFSLNAVPPPSSLSGRPVNAPLPKPCNYSSGISKHGYHTMESLHQHSNASQYSIVKRRGRTEDEYFDEDDEPATQQLEYIPAPGSPTAADVSSRIFPRSKPYEIPKNISDEEDEEDPLDAFMAGIEAQVKMEKNKIPQPHLEPKKGTRGDIDDEDDEESYYRYMQENPHAGLIDEGSDAEMDYDEDGNPVPPQRRRDIDPLPSIDHTEIDYLKFEKNFYIPHEDIVNLSQAKVQDLRLTLGVKVSGPMPPHPVTSFAHFGFDESLMKSIRKSEFSTPTPIQAQAIPAALSGRDIIGIAKTGSGKTAAFLWPMLVHIMDQRELGPGDGPIGLILAPTRELSLQIYNEAKKFGKVYNISICCCYGGGSKWEQSKALEQGAEIVVATPGRMIDMVKIKATNLQRVTYLVLDEADKMFNMGFEPQVRSICNHIRPDRQTLLFSATFKKRVEKLARDVLTDPIRIIHGDLGEANSDVTQRIILLPTIQSKWNWLLTNLVKMLSEGSVLIFVTKKADAEETANNLRLKDNDVVLLHGDMDQSERNFVITRFKRKDVDIMVATDVAARGLDIPHIRTVVNYDTARDIDTHTHRIGRTGRAGEKGTAYTLITDKDKEFSGHLVRNLEGANQDVPEDLMKLAMQSSWFRNSRFKHANKGKNLNVGGAGLGFRQRAIQRGPMGRSLDASKVLVEDGDPSGPSPGSSKGPATDRLSAMRETYRAHYNAQFKASSDRTWENTVPEGGVFIKPAQPGLESSSKSDSNHTSKHDTMPRKKKSRWN, from the exons ATGCATCCAAATCGTGgtcattttagttttcaagtGCGGCGCAATCACGTAGTTCAGCAGCAACTAAATGCGAAGGATCAAAGCCGTAGCTTCTCTCTTAATGCGGTGCCCCCCCCTAGTTCGTTAAGCGGGAGACCAGTTAATGCACCTCTACCTAAGCCATGTAATTATAGTTCTGGAATTTCAAAGCACGGTTATCATACTATGGAATCTTTACATCAGCATTCCAACGCTTCTCAATATTCAATTGTTAAACGCCGGGGCAGAACGGAAGACGA aTATTTtgacgaagacgacgaacctGCCACTCAACAGCTAGAATATATTCCCGCTCCTGGAAGCCCAACAGCCGCTGATGTAAGTTCACGCATCTTCCCTCGTTCGAAACCATAC GAAATCCCAAAAAATATATCcgatgaagaagatgaagaagatcCTTTGGATGCATTTATGGCTGGTATTGAAGCGCAggttaaaatggaaaaaaataaaattcctcAACCTCATCTGGAACCGAAAAAAGGTACACGAGGAGATATTGACGATGAAGATGACGAAGAAAGTTATTATCG ATACATGCAAGAAAATCCTCACGCTGGCTTAATAGACGAAGGATCTGATGCAGAAATGGATTATGATGAAGATGGCAATCCAGTTCCTCCACAACGACGACGGGATATTGACCCGTTGCCATCAATTGATCATACAGAGATTGACTATCTGAAGTTTGAAAAAAATTTTTACATCCCTCACGAAGACATTGTCAATTTGTCCCAAGCAAAAGTACAGGACTTGCGTCTAACACTCGGTGTAAAAGTAAGCGGCCCAATGCCACCGCATCCTGTCACCAGTTTTGCTCACTTCGGATTTGATGAATCGTTGATGAAATCCATTCGGAAATCAGAGTTCAGTACACCTACACCAATACAGGCTCAAGCGATTCCAGCTGCTTTGAGTGGAAGAGACATAATTGGTATAGCCAAAACTGGAAGTGGTAAAACTGCCGCTTTTCTTTGGCCGATGCTGGTGCACATAATGGACCAACGTGAGTTAGGTCCCGGTGATGGGCCTATTGGATTGATTCTAGCACCGACCCGAGAATTGTCACTTCAAATTTACAACGAAGCTAAGAAGTTTGGCAAGGTATATAACATAagcatttgttgttgttatggaGGGGGTTCTAAATGGGAACAAAGTAAGGCGCTCGAACAAGGGGCGGAAATAGTAGTTGCTACGCCTGGTCGTATGATAGATATGGTAAAAATTAAAGCTACCAATCTCCAAAGAGTGACATACTTGGTTTTGGACGAAGCGGACAAAATGTTCAACATGGGATTTGAGCCTCAAGTTCGTTCGATCTGCAACCATATTCGACCTGATCGGCAGACACTTTTATTCAGTGCTACTTTCAAAAAACGTGTGGAAAAACTTGCACGCGATGTGTTAACCGATCCCATTCGCATAATTCACGGTGACTTGGGGGAAGCAAATTCTGATGTAACGCAACGTATTATTCTTTTACCAACTATACAAAGCAAGTGGAACTGGTTGTTAACGAACCTGGTAAAAATGCTTTCTGAGGGAAGTGTATTGATATTTGTAACTAAAAAAGCTGATGCAGAAGAAACCGCAAATAATCTGCGGTTGAAGGATAATGATGTCGTCTTACTTCATGGAGATATGGACCAATCAGAACGAAATTTTGTTATCACCAGATTTAAACGGAAAGATGTCGATATCATGGTAGCCACGGATGTGGCAGCTCGAGGGTTAGATATTCCACACATTCGAACAGTAGTCAATTACGATACTGCTCGTGATATcgatactcacacacaccgtaTTGGCCGCACTGGACGCGCCGGTGAGAAAGGTACGGCGTATACTCTAATTACCGACAAAGACAAAGAATTTTCTGGGCATCTGGTACGCAATCTTGAAGGAGCAAACCAAGATGTGCCGGAAGATTTGATGAAACTGGCAATGCAAAGTTCATGGTTTCGGAACAGCCGTTTTAAACACGCAAACAAAGgaaagaatttaaatgtaGGTGGTGCAGGATTAGGGTTCCGCCAACGGGCAATTCAGCGTGGTCCAATGGGTCGTTCACTAGATGCTTCAAAGGTTCTTGTAGAAGACGGGGATCCTTCAGGACCATCGCCGGGGTCATCGAAGGGTCCTGCTACTGATCGTTTATCGGCAATGCGAGAAACTTATCGCGCTCATTATAATGCACAGTTTAAAGCATCAAGCGATCGAACCTGGGAAAATACCGTTCCGGAAGGTGGTGTTTTTATTAAACCAGCACAACCAGGGTTGGAATCGTCGTCAAAATCTGATTCAAACCATACATCAAAACATGATACAATGccgcgaaagaagaaaagcagGTGGAATTGA
- the LOC120902823 gene encoding ATP-dependent RNA helicase DDX42 isoform X2 gives MHPNRGHFSFQVRRNHVVQQQLNAKDQSRSFSLNAVPPPSSLSGRPVNAPLPKPCNYSSGISKHGYHTMESLHQHSNASQYSIVKRRGRTEDEYFDEDDEPATQQLEYIPAPGSPTAADEIPKNISDEEDEEDPLDAFMAGIEAQVKMEKNKIPQPHLEPKKGTRGDIDDEDDEESYYRYMQENPHAGLIDEGSDAEMDYDEDGNPVPPQRRRDIDPLPSIDHTEIDYLKFEKNFYIPHEDIVNLSQAKVQDLRLTLGVKVSGPMPPHPVTSFAHFGFDESLMKSIRKSEFSTPTPIQAQAIPAALSGRDIIGIAKTGSGKTAAFLWPMLVHIMDQRELGPGDGPIGLILAPTRELSLQIYNEAKKFGKVYNISICCCYGGGSKWEQSKALEQGAEIVVATPGRMIDMVKIKATNLQRVTYLVLDEADKMFNMGFEPQVRSICNHIRPDRQTLLFSATFKKRVEKLARDVLTDPIRIIHGDLGEANSDVTQRIILLPTIQSKWNWLLTNLVKMLSEGSVLIFVTKKADAEETANNLRLKDNDVVLLHGDMDQSERNFVITRFKRKDVDIMVATDVAARGLDIPHIRTVVNYDTARDIDTHTHRIGRTGRAGEKGTAYTLITDKDKEFSGHLVRNLEGANQDVPEDLMKLAMQSSWFRNSRFKHANKGKNLNVGGAGLGFRQRAIQRGPMGRSLDASKVLVEDGDPSGPSPGSSKGPATDRLSAMRETYRAHYNAQFKASSDRTWENTVPEGGVFIKPAQPGLESSSKSDSNHTSKHDTMPRKKKSRWN, from the exons ATGCATCCAAATCGTGgtcattttagttttcaagtGCGGCGCAATCACGTAGTTCAGCAGCAACTAAATGCGAAGGATCAAAGCCGTAGCTTCTCTCTTAATGCGGTGCCCCCCCCTAGTTCGTTAAGCGGGAGACCAGTTAATGCACCTCTACCTAAGCCATGTAATTATAGTTCTGGAATTTCAAAGCACGGTTATCATACTATGGAATCTTTACATCAGCATTCCAACGCTTCTCAATATTCAATTGTTAAACGCCGGGGCAGAACGGAAGACGA aTATTTtgacgaagacgacgaacctGCCACTCAACAGCTAGAATATATTCCCGCTCCTGGAAGCCCAACAGCCGCTGAT GAAATCCCAAAAAATATATCcgatgaagaagatgaagaagatcCTTTGGATGCATTTATGGCTGGTATTGAAGCGCAggttaaaatggaaaaaaataaaattcctcAACCTCATCTGGAACCGAAAAAAGGTACACGAGGAGATATTGACGATGAAGATGACGAAGAAAGTTATTATCG ATACATGCAAGAAAATCCTCACGCTGGCTTAATAGACGAAGGATCTGATGCAGAAATGGATTATGATGAAGATGGCAATCCAGTTCCTCCACAACGACGACGGGATATTGACCCGTTGCCATCAATTGATCATACAGAGATTGACTATCTGAAGTTTGAAAAAAATTTTTACATCCCTCACGAAGACATTGTCAATTTGTCCCAAGCAAAAGTACAGGACTTGCGTCTAACACTCGGTGTAAAAGTAAGCGGCCCAATGCCACCGCATCCTGTCACCAGTTTTGCTCACTTCGGATTTGATGAATCGTTGATGAAATCCATTCGGAAATCAGAGTTCAGTACACCTACACCAATACAGGCTCAAGCGATTCCAGCTGCTTTGAGTGGAAGAGACATAATTGGTATAGCCAAAACTGGAAGTGGTAAAACTGCCGCTTTTCTTTGGCCGATGCTGGTGCACATAATGGACCAACGTGAGTTAGGTCCCGGTGATGGGCCTATTGGATTGATTCTAGCACCGACCCGAGAATTGTCACTTCAAATTTACAACGAAGCTAAGAAGTTTGGCAAGGTATATAACATAagcatttgttgttgttatggaGGGGGTTCTAAATGGGAACAAAGTAAGGCGCTCGAACAAGGGGCGGAAATAGTAGTTGCTACGCCTGGTCGTATGATAGATATGGTAAAAATTAAAGCTACCAATCTCCAAAGAGTGACATACTTGGTTTTGGACGAAGCGGACAAAATGTTCAACATGGGATTTGAGCCTCAAGTTCGTTCGATCTGCAACCATATTCGACCTGATCGGCAGACACTTTTATTCAGTGCTACTTTCAAAAAACGTGTGGAAAAACTTGCACGCGATGTGTTAACCGATCCCATTCGCATAATTCACGGTGACTTGGGGGAAGCAAATTCTGATGTAACGCAACGTATTATTCTTTTACCAACTATACAAAGCAAGTGGAACTGGTTGTTAACGAACCTGGTAAAAATGCTTTCTGAGGGAAGTGTATTGATATTTGTAACTAAAAAAGCTGATGCAGAAGAAACCGCAAATAATCTGCGGTTGAAGGATAATGATGTCGTCTTACTTCATGGAGATATGGACCAATCAGAACGAAATTTTGTTATCACCAGATTTAAACGGAAAGATGTCGATATCATGGTAGCCACGGATGTGGCAGCTCGAGGGTTAGATATTCCACACATTCGAACAGTAGTCAATTACGATACTGCTCGTGATATcgatactcacacacaccgtaTTGGCCGCACTGGACGCGCCGGTGAGAAAGGTACGGCGTATACTCTAATTACCGACAAAGACAAAGAATTTTCTGGGCATCTGGTACGCAATCTTGAAGGAGCAAACCAAGATGTGCCGGAAGATTTGATGAAACTGGCAATGCAAAGTTCATGGTTTCGGAACAGCCGTTTTAAACACGCAAACAAAGgaaagaatttaaatgtaGGTGGTGCAGGATTAGGGTTCCGCCAACGGGCAATTCAGCGTGGTCCAATGGGTCGTTCACTAGATGCTTCAAAGGTTCTTGTAGAAGACGGGGATCCTTCAGGACCATCGCCGGGGTCATCGAAGGGTCCTGCTACTGATCGTTTATCGGCAATGCGAGAAACTTATCGCGCTCATTATAATGCACAGTTTAAAGCATCAAGCGATCGAACCTGGGAAAATACCGTTCCGGAAGGTGGTGTTTTTATTAAACCAGCACAACCAGGGTTGGAATCGTCGTCAAAATCTGATTCAAACCATACATCAAAACATGATACAATGccgcgaaagaagaaaagcagGTGGAATTGA
- the LOC120903727 gene encoding uncharacterized protein LOC120903727, producing MTNPTDVLQLGTNRVWDYIGDNFVYYLLRNKWNGKLPPTITRSSSVSQRKSRNSNFHSPTINSLEKVVQAHVERSSTRDCRFGASECGINGTVVIPVDSVPPATDLPPVLALGDG from the exons ATGACAAATCCCACGGACGTGCTTCAGCTTGGCACGAACCGGGTTTGGGATTATATTGGCGACAACTTTGTGTACTATTTGCTGCGGAACAAATGGAACGGCAAGCTGCCCCCGACAATCACCCGGTCATCTTCTGTCTCGCAGAGGAAATCACGCAATTCAAA TTTCCACAGTCCAACAATCAACAGTTTGGAAAAAGTAGTACAAGCACACGTAGAAAGGAGCAGCACACGTGATTGCCGGTTCGGAGCTTCAGAGTGCGGAATCAATGGGACGGTAGTGATTCCGGTGGACTCAGTTCCGCCAGCGACGGATTTGCCGCCAGTATTAGCGCTAGGAGATGGATAG
- the LOC120902823 gene encoding ATP-dependent RNA helicase DDX42 isoform X3 has product MHLYLSHHSNASQYSIVKRRGRTEDEYFDEDDEPATQQLEYIPAPGSPTAADVSSRIFPRSKPYEIPKNISDEEDEEDPLDAFMAGIEAQVKMEKNKIPQPHLEPKKGTRGDIDDEDDEESYYRYMQENPHAGLIDEGSDAEMDYDEDGNPVPPQRRRDIDPLPSIDHTEIDYLKFEKNFYIPHEDIVNLSQAKVQDLRLTLGVKVSGPMPPHPVTSFAHFGFDESLMKSIRKSEFSTPTPIQAQAIPAALSGRDIIGIAKTGSGKTAAFLWPMLVHIMDQRELGPGDGPIGLILAPTRELSLQIYNEAKKFGKVYNISICCCYGGGSKWEQSKALEQGAEIVVATPGRMIDMVKIKATNLQRVTYLVLDEADKMFNMGFEPQVRSICNHIRPDRQTLLFSATFKKRVEKLARDVLTDPIRIIHGDLGEANSDVTQRIILLPTIQSKWNWLLTNLVKMLSEGSVLIFVTKKADAEETANNLRLKDNDVVLLHGDMDQSERNFVITRFKRKDVDIMVATDVAARGLDIPHIRTVVNYDTARDIDTHTHRIGRTGRAGEKGTAYTLITDKDKEFSGHLVRNLEGANQDVPEDLMKLAMQSSWFRNSRFKHANKGKNLNVGGAGLGFRQRAIQRGPMGRSLDASKVLVEDGDPSGPSPGSSKGPATDRLSAMRETYRAHYNAQFKASSDRTWENTVPEGGVFIKPAQPGLESSSKSDSNHTSKHDTMPRKKKSRWN; this is encoded by the exons ATGCACCTCTACCTAAGCCAT CATTCCAACGCTTCTCAATATTCAATTGTTAAACGCCGGGGCAGAACGGAAGACGA aTATTTtgacgaagacgacgaacctGCCACTCAACAGCTAGAATATATTCCCGCTCCTGGAAGCCCAACAGCCGCTGATGTAAGTTCACGCATCTTCCCTCGTTCGAAACCATAC GAAATCCCAAAAAATATATCcgatgaagaagatgaagaagatcCTTTGGATGCATTTATGGCTGGTATTGAAGCGCAggttaaaatggaaaaaaataaaattcctcAACCTCATCTGGAACCGAAAAAAGGTACACGAGGAGATATTGACGATGAAGATGACGAAGAAAGTTATTATCG ATACATGCAAGAAAATCCTCACGCTGGCTTAATAGACGAAGGATCTGATGCAGAAATGGATTATGATGAAGATGGCAATCCAGTTCCTCCACAACGACGACGGGATATTGACCCGTTGCCATCAATTGATCATACAGAGATTGACTATCTGAAGTTTGAAAAAAATTTTTACATCCCTCACGAAGACATTGTCAATTTGTCCCAAGCAAAAGTACAGGACTTGCGTCTAACACTCGGTGTAAAAGTAAGCGGCCCAATGCCACCGCATCCTGTCACCAGTTTTGCTCACTTCGGATTTGATGAATCGTTGATGAAATCCATTCGGAAATCAGAGTTCAGTACACCTACACCAATACAGGCTCAAGCGATTCCAGCTGCTTTGAGTGGAAGAGACATAATTGGTATAGCCAAAACTGGAAGTGGTAAAACTGCCGCTTTTCTTTGGCCGATGCTGGTGCACATAATGGACCAACGTGAGTTAGGTCCCGGTGATGGGCCTATTGGATTGATTCTAGCACCGACCCGAGAATTGTCACTTCAAATTTACAACGAAGCTAAGAAGTTTGGCAAGGTATATAACATAagcatttgttgttgttatggaGGGGGTTCTAAATGGGAACAAAGTAAGGCGCTCGAACAAGGGGCGGAAATAGTAGTTGCTACGCCTGGTCGTATGATAGATATGGTAAAAATTAAAGCTACCAATCTCCAAAGAGTGACATACTTGGTTTTGGACGAAGCGGACAAAATGTTCAACATGGGATTTGAGCCTCAAGTTCGTTCGATCTGCAACCATATTCGACCTGATCGGCAGACACTTTTATTCAGTGCTACTTTCAAAAAACGTGTGGAAAAACTTGCACGCGATGTGTTAACCGATCCCATTCGCATAATTCACGGTGACTTGGGGGAAGCAAATTCTGATGTAACGCAACGTATTATTCTTTTACCAACTATACAAAGCAAGTGGAACTGGTTGTTAACGAACCTGGTAAAAATGCTTTCTGAGGGAAGTGTATTGATATTTGTAACTAAAAAAGCTGATGCAGAAGAAACCGCAAATAATCTGCGGTTGAAGGATAATGATGTCGTCTTACTTCATGGAGATATGGACCAATCAGAACGAAATTTTGTTATCACCAGATTTAAACGGAAAGATGTCGATATCATGGTAGCCACGGATGTGGCAGCTCGAGGGTTAGATATTCCACACATTCGAACAGTAGTCAATTACGATACTGCTCGTGATATcgatactcacacacaccgtaTTGGCCGCACTGGACGCGCCGGTGAGAAAGGTACGGCGTATACTCTAATTACCGACAAAGACAAAGAATTTTCTGGGCATCTGGTACGCAATCTTGAAGGAGCAAACCAAGATGTGCCGGAAGATTTGATGAAACTGGCAATGCAAAGTTCATGGTTTCGGAACAGCCGTTTTAAACACGCAAACAAAGgaaagaatttaaatgtaGGTGGTGCAGGATTAGGGTTCCGCCAACGGGCAATTCAGCGTGGTCCAATGGGTCGTTCACTAGATGCTTCAAAGGTTCTTGTAGAAGACGGGGATCCTTCAGGACCATCGCCGGGGTCATCGAAGGGTCCTGCTACTGATCGTTTATCGGCAATGCGAGAAACTTATCGCGCTCATTATAATGCACAGTTTAAAGCATCAAGCGATCGAACCTGGGAAAATACCGTTCCGGAAGGTGGTGTTTTTATTAAACCAGCACAACCAGGGTTGGAATCGTCGTCAAAATCTGATTCAAACCATACATCAAAACATGATACAATGccgcgaaagaagaaaagcagGTGGAATTGA